The stretch of DNA CGGGTTGTGTTTCTGTGTCTCTAAGGAGTTATATGACGAGGGCCAAAAAAGTCATGTTTGAAGTCAATGGGGGCCACAAGAATGTGACTTTcttaatttaaaaatataaacattATTTGATGTAAATTCTTTAGTTTGTACTGTTCAAAAAGAAATCCAAAACAGGGTTATGACTGAAAATCAGAACATAAACCTGTTAGAAAGTGGCGATCTACATCAACATCCTATTGGAGAGACAAAATTCATCATTCAAGTGGGGGCCATATTAAAATGGCTTGGAGGGCCAAAAATGGCCTCCGGGCCGCACTTTGGACATGCCTGATGTAGAAGGACTAGGTGGGTCTTTGGTTCTGGTTCTCAGTGATAACCCAGTGTAGCCTGCTTGTTGCATCGCTGATAGAGTTCATATGTGACATTTTAGTCattcaaacagaaaaaggaatatTAAAAGATCATTTTGGGTTTTTCTATACTCTGGACTTTTTTCTACACAATAATAATCTTTATTTAAGCAGATATAGGTTCCAGCTATGATTCAGGTCAACTGAACATATTTTTGAGCATGTGTGAATGTTGATTGACACTTAACTCATACAGTGTGTTCACATTTTGTCTTCATTTTATCACTTTCTCTTGTAGTGTTGACAGAAATGCCCTTTTTTCACGCTTCGTGATAACTAATGTAAAATTTTGTTTTTGTGCCTTCAGGTTTATTGGACCTTGACCAACATGCAACCAGAAATGTCTGAAGAGAGGGAGTGTCCGTACATTGTAGGCTGAGACACATGGGCTCAGCAGATAGCTGCTCTGATCAGCGATAACTAATATGTCTCCAGCTGGGCCGCACAGTTTTCCTCTCAGTGTGGGAAACATTATTACTCTCGTATGACTATTTTAGATGTTCCTTCAGATATTTCACCATGTATTTAGAACCTCACACCCTTGATTTATGGAGCAGTTGTTGGGTTTCTAAGCTTGTCCATGAATATTGCTCAATAAGGAACAGTTTGCACGGGCATTGGACTAAAGAAACGAATACATTTTTTTAGTTATGATTAGGCAAAACAATATACTGATGCAcaaagatcacaacatgccctatacgtTATAAATTGGAAGtggaaataaacacaaacataaacaaataGATTATTAAGAATTCCTGATCGTTGTCCATAATTTCATTGTGCAAAAAATAACATTTCTTGTGTTTTTGATTTGCTAAATAACAATATTcagccttaaaggtgtggaacactgaaaaatccTTTTTAAAAtcctatttctgattataatcagtcactctgagaatgtttcgaagctaacagttagcattagcaacttcaccacgtagcagaagctcctccaggcttgtgttatttttggagataaaacatcaacgttgcaagtcagtggtagagtcacgttagtgttatccaatcagaggagagatgttcaaatatcaggaaataacactccaaatcctgcattttgaagctcagctgtgatgtagctcacttctagttcctggaacagGTGCACCAGTGTGTTTTTGCTCccctgagtatgacttacaaggtattcattcctactgcAGACTGCTGCAAAtatgttgattaaatgagtgttccaccattttaaatacattttaaaacttgGACATCTACAGTGAACTGACTCAGTCCTGATCAAAAATCATAATGCACTTTTTCTGAGCCATGCTCCACCCTCTGGATTGCAGTTTCAATTGACTGTCAGCAGAACAGTGATGCCAAATATTAATCAATGCTTTTTAAATCTAACACCCTTGTGATAGTAGCAGGTATTGTTGAGATAACATGTCACCTGATCAGAGCTTTAGTGATGTGGTTTGTGCTGGAGCAGCAGAATAAGAGAGACTTTGGGCCACTTGAAAGACGACAGAGACTGAATGGATACCACATTAATATTTTTGCCCATTACATTTGGAACTTTATTAGATCTGTCTGGTAAATAGTTTGTTGACACAATGACCTAATCAGCCAACCAAATGGCATACATCTAGTGTTTGTGGCATCAAGACAGGGTGAAGATGGCGTGCTGAAATTTAAACAGAGCATCAGAAGTAGAAGGGCCTTGGTGGCTTTGTGGCTCCGTGGCGGGTATTGGGCGGTACTCCTGACACCTACAGGATACGAAACTGGAAGAATACGTCCTAAACTCAGCTGCAGCATTTGAACTTATAAAAGTCCTAACCCTAACGCTACCACATGCATACCTAATGAAATGGCCAGTGAGTGTGTGTGGAAACCCGCAGGTGAGCTGAGACAAAGCAGAACGGTTGAGGCAAAGTGAAATGTTCTCATTGTTTCCTGTTCAACACCAAGCTACACAGATGGAGTCTACACGTTTCACAAAACTCTAATTTCAGCATGACTTCTAAATGATGATGGTGCTTTTTATCCTAAACAAGCCTTCAAACTACGCATTCATTATTCAGTCAACTCAAGCGACACCGTCATGAGCTGCAGGAACCATCTTGTTTTTGAGCAGTTCCAGATGTGTTGGAGTTTTGctctttttttaaataacttgAATAAATCTAATTGTCTTCCTCATTTTGGTGGTCTGTGTTGGTATCTGTCATCCGAAAACAGCTTGACTTGCAGCCAGCGGCGGAGGAAGGAGGTGCTGCATCTTTGCTCCTTTCTCACATCTGGTGGGTTTCAGGGCTGAACTTTTATAAAGCTGAGTTAGATATCTTTACATCACACTTGGGGCTACCCCCTCCATCTCTGACTAATTTAATGAGGGAATCCCCAGTTAGTAAACAAGGTGACGTCCAGAGATGCTCTCCGTGTGATACTGCCATTCGCCCCCATCGCTACCCTCCACGCGTGGCCTCCTGACATGACCCGGCTCGGGTTGTTTCTGCCCTTGGGTCATGCAGAGAGGGTGGTGCAGACAAATTAGGGCTGGGATATCCCTGTCTCAAGGTGTCTTGTCCAGATAGAGATGTTTGTGTCATACACCCTGCTGCGCGGGCAGCCAGAGGGGTTGTGGGGTACTGCAAATGACTGCCGACGTACTTTCATGTGGGTGTTCCCGCTCCTCAGGGTCTATCACTGTACTCATCTTTTCGTTTGTCCCGGTTCACTTTGTCGCTGAGCTTGGCAAGGCAGGCAGAGCACTGATCCTCCTGTTTCCAGTTGTGGGGTCCAGGTGGGAGTACCTGCATACAGGTAAGGAAGGGTGTGGCCTCCTTGGGTTTGGAGTTACACTGACTTTGTAGCACTGATGGAGCAGAAGCTAGATATCTAACTAGAATGAAATATTTCAACAGGAAGTCAGGAGATAAGAAGGAAAATCATTTTTCTTTGAACTTTGGCTTGAggggaaaaaggaagaaaaatgtTTGGTGTAGTAAATTGTGACCAGATTTCTACTTTTTGCTCTCTTTGAAAATGTAAAAAGCAGATTTATAacaaatttaaaataaatacattttaatgcTGTTAGAATTTTGTCATTTGGCCTGTTTTAATGTAAAAACACCAAACTTCCTCTTTTTTATGCCAAATAAATTTACTATTTGAGTTCTGCAGATGATCAACTTATCGTAAAATGAAATATTATTTGTGTAATTACTTGTATTTAAGAATGTATTTAACACTGCAACCATTATTAATTACCTTCACATATGTGCAGCTACAGCATACATAGATAGAAATTACCCTTTACAAAAATGCTTTTGTGAAATATCAAATACTTGAAATATGCAAATTCAAAAAGTACTGTCCTACAGCTGCTGAAGAAACCACATATGTGTCTGGATGAAGGGTGTAACCCAAAGATAAGACTCTGAAGTCTTCTATTTAAACCCTATTGCAGTTCAAATAGTCAACGGTTAACTGATTATCTGCTGCTCTGCAGACAATCTTTGGGTCCAACTCATGATGGTATTTTTTATCAATATTTTTGTGCAAAAAAGCTCAAAATAGGTTTTATCAGTTGGAGACTTTAGTTGTAATTGTAAACATTGAGACAACCAGACAGGTTTACCTAACACCGTGAATAGTTTGTCGAATATCAATCCAATCAAGTTGGACCCAATGGGTCCTCTGTCATGCGTAGGTTTTGGTGAAGATCAGCATTTGGGTGTCATAAATAAATCATATCATTCTTTGTGTGCTGATTTGTTTGTTTTCCTGTTCAGGGAATGCGTTAAGTAGCTGAACGTTGAGACAGACATTCAATACCCATGGAGAACCACTTCAGCTTTGATGAGGTTGGTTTGTGTTTTAAATCCAACATCTTAAAGTGTTTGATTTAATCATAAAGGATGGTTATTATGATTTAATGAattttaaaacaaatatttatttctaCCTGACAGCTATTCTTTTTTTAACTTTCCTCCGCTGTAGGGCAGTGACGTGTCCTGTGGGGATAATGACCCCGCCTTTCCTTCTCCTGTAAGACTGTAAGTCTCTCAGAACATCGAAACTTGTTTTCTCTAACGGCTTCCTGGGATACTCTGCACCTTGTTTCTGATAAGATGATAGAGATTGCTTAATAATATCTATGAATAATAATATGAAATAGAGTTTGTAGGCAGTTTGTGATTCTTTTCTTTGTCATTGCCCAGCTCCTCTAGCACGCACACAATCTAACCCATTAGAACGTACATGTCGCTAACCCCGCCTAACCGATGGGCCACAAGACCACAAGCTGCTGCTAAAATCAAGCAAAATCGATCTGAAATGTGATGCATACACTGTAAACTTTAAGGTCACAGAACTCAAAAAAAATTTTTGTAACAGATTACACAAAAATATATAAGTGAtgtatttaaatattttaaatttaCAGAAAATATACATTACATTTGCAGTTGCCCTAAATTATCTCAGTGTTATCTTAAAAATGTTTACGTTCCTCAACTTATAATTAGGGAGTAATTCACTCAAGATTTTCAACATTTTTCAACTCATTATTTGGAAAATATACttaaaatgttaatatttttTACTCAAACTTAATAAGTTGACATAACTCAAAAATTGTTGTACTACACTAACCAAGGTAAGTTGCTATCAGCACATGATTCACACACCCTGCCAGTGAGTGAACTTGCATGCAAAGCCAAGTCGAAATCATCAAGTGTGAACCACCACAGTATTAATTAAAGTGGAACGGCACAGGGTGGTCATtcctttgaccaacctcctcacttatggtggcaacatgatacaaaaagtaacaccacattTTCAGCACTGAATGAAGTAATAACTAAGAACAACAATGCCCCACGATAAACacgcataaacaccccaaaatagaacaaaataactaaaaacatAATTACCCACCAGTTATTTGTTGTGCCTGAAATCAACCAAAATTGCTTGTTTGTGCTTGGTTTTTCCTATAGATCCACAAATATTTTAAGAAATATATAAGTCTGTTTATTAGACACACTTTAAGTTGACATAAAGATGAATAGaataatatagaaacataaaattataaattatttcaaattagttcattttactcATTCAAGTTAAGTTGTTCTTTATAGATTTATTTCAGTTATGCtcactaatatatatattttcagattaattaaaatgtttgagttctatgtacttaaaacaaggagAAGATTGAACtaattcaacacatttgagttctaaaaactTTTTTTATGAGTGTCACctactcaatatatttgattattttcaacaTTTGGGTTTGCAGTGTAATGGTGATTCGAATTATGGGAAATGCTGGGATTTTATAAATTACTCGAATCATGAGGAAAACTGGCAAATAGCAGGAGACTTTTCAACAGAAGAAAAGTTAGAATCGAACATCTTCATAATCCAATTAGTGTTGAACGGTAAATGAGTGTGTGTTCAGACAAAACTAATAATTAAAAGTTTCATTCCTTTTTTTCATGCAAAAGCACTTTAAGGTGCTGTAAAAAAATTTTTACAAAATCTTTTTTATGGATGTGACAAATAGCCTTACCCATAGTGCAATGTAGATTTTTATAATCAATTTACAAGAATGCAACTAAACAGTGGAAGTACGTGTTTTAAAAGTCGTGTTCAGCACACTTAACTAATTAGCCTGAACTCTGCTGGTGGCGGTCAGAAGGACCAGTGACacatgtgctcagcagcctcacctctgccagtgcgccccaggccagctgtggctatgCCACAGcctatcaccatcagtgtgtgaatggatgaatgatacactgtagtgaagGTCATTTATCTGTCTGAAGAAAGAGATGCTAAAGTGAAAGCTGTCTGCTTTTTAAATCAAATATTTATAGcttaacaacaaataaacaagcaAGACGTCAGGAACAGGGCTACAGCCAGCTCTTCTGCATTTTAAACCTATCTGTGGTCTAGACTCACTCATGAGGCCTCCTATGATGATCAAGATAAGAACACTGCAGATAAGTTTGTGTATGCCTGCCATCTAGTGGCGATGTAGCTGTACTGCACATCTTTCCAAATCATAACTTCTGGTTTTAGCAGCTAGTTTGAGACTGAAGGGTGTGCACTCGTGCCATTTTTATCTTAATGCATCTGaaatatgttttgttttgtttattcaaATCATCAGGACTTTACCAGATCAGAGTTGTATCGATGATCCTGAAAAGACAAGGGAagaaaaggaggaagaggaggactaTGAGGCACCCCCTGAAGCCATCGTCATTCCCAGTGATTCAGATGGTGAACCACTCTGCGATTAGCTGATTAGATTGACTCATCTATCTGTGTTCTCACATTAATCACTTCTTCGTCTCGTTGTTTAAGCTTTTCTTAATCTCAACACCAATGCCACCACAAGAGGGGATGCTCAAGTTAGTCTGTGCTTTTATATTTAACTTTACAATTTTTACCATTATCGTTTTATATGTTGAACCTTATGGTATAACCACAGGCCTACGTTGAGCTGAATGAGCTCCAGGGTAACGTCTGGCAGGAGACCGGCCGATGGGTGGGCTATGAGGAGAACCTTGACTCTGCTACGGGAAAGTGGGGTCCTTCTCATGTCTCTTACCTCACCTTCAGGAGCTTACTCCAAGTCCGCAGAACCCTGAGCTCAGGTGATTCAAATGAAACATCATGAAAACATGCACGTGTACAGATGAGACTTTCCTGGGTCTTGTTGATTGAACCAGTTTAGATACCTCAACCCTCTGTCCTCAGGCGCGATCATCTTTGACATGAACGCCAGCACTCTGTCTGCTGTGGCTGAGAAAATAGTCGATGAGCTCCTCAGCAAGAACGAAATCCGCCCCAGTGATCGAGACGCCCTGCTGAGAGCTCTCCTGATGAGGCGCAGGTAACCACTACGTGGGGGTGTTTTAGTCGACTATGCATGAATATAAATTCAGGAGCTTCTTTtacaacataccgtaaatcctctaatacaggcccgggcctgtatttgactcaagctcatcaagctccaggcctttattggaaggaggaccagaattggaggcaggcctcaatttctatttgagcaaaatgaactaatggttcgctggagtttttgacaattaaaattgcgcccacattttcaaagttaaacacatttcttttaacaacggtagtttctgcttcagccatctcccccctccccctgcttcagccctctcccccctcctcctgcgcagcggccgcaaactcactgatgtgcctgcagcctctcagagttcctgctgctctaaacattaaaataattatttcattttctgttcctcacttctgattaccttcaatggtgtctggttgttgcaaccaccaggtacaaaaactaacttgtttttatttgactatttttctgtcctgcctgtttattatctttctgcatctcctctcaatcctaaagaaaaactgctacctggattcatatatattcaccttatgagttacctttgaactgcagttcttaaagatctaccgaccgcaaaaacagcggagtgctccctgcttggcagctgcatcagtgatcggtgcgtcgccggaggacaaggtgatgggccccgctccacagcagtgaaacacatcaggcgcaaataaaagacagaaaacattaaaggaaatgaaccgacatgaacgatggcgtgtcagtaccgacgctctggcacagcgcgtccccccccgagcgcaggagcttgtcacctgctgacagcaggctgctgtcttttccgagggctgcatcttgccggtcattatcacgtgacagcgactagtcgatgacaggcataacaagtcactatagtgaagtcgactagttcatacaacccctgctacggctccccagagtgttctgcagcgcacgttctctttgaacttgatatcaaattttcgcctcctcttcgtctctgcacggttaaagttaccctcgctgtctatcactggcaaatcaaaagtgagacggatgacacaaccgccccccatacttgcttgttaccacattccacccggccacaataagaaactggccattattcacctccgccaactccgacaccggccaaaatatgagacccggccgttaattgaatacaggcctgtattagaggatttacggtagacgTATTTGCTCATTTTACTTGTCCTTGCAGTCAAACTGAGGGACCTAAACTTACTCAGCTCGGAGACATCCAAATGCAGACTTTTTCTGTTGCAAAGAAGGTAATTATTATCCACCTTTAGTCTGCTGTtaccacaacacaacacaagtaACATCTGCTGTATGTTCTTCTGTTTTTGTAGAGAGAAAGTTCTGACAATGTGGAAGCCTCCATTGTCCTCACAGGTTTGTGTTATACCTGCAGGTTTGGGTTGTTTCTACATTGGTTACAGTCGTAGTGAAATGTGTCTTTCTTGTAGGTATCCTCGACCTCCTGCAGAAACCGGTGATGGCTTTCGTCCGGCTGAGCGACTCTGTGGTCATGGAGACTGTTCTGCAGTCTTCTGTTCCTGTTCGCTTCGTTTTCATGCTGGTTGGACCGAGCCAGAGCGGGCTGGACTACAGTCAGATTGGACGTGCCATGAGTGCCCTGATGGCCGACTGGGTAAGAGACACGATAAGAAAGGGAGAGTGGAGATACAATTCTACCGTGTTGGTCTGATTCAGACAGAGAAAAGCTTTACGGCTCTCCTCCATGTTAGGTGTTCTGTCTGGAAGCTTACCTGGCGCAAACTGAGAAAGATCTGGCTATTGCCATCGCTGACTTCATGGACTGCAGCATCGTGATTCCTCCTACTGAGATCCAAGACACGGCCATGTTGGAGCCAATAATAGCCTTCCAGAGTAAGATGTTGCGTGAAAGACTCCGCCCCTCTGACACTCGACTTGCCTTCGGAGAAAGGGCAGAAGGTCAGCAACCCTTCACAGAAAATATAATAATGTGCATTTTAACTTAATTCTGTGAGTGTTTTTAGTTAATTAGCCTAAACAGTTGACCTATGTGTGATCAATATATATAAAATCTATCAAAAGTTTCACAAAACCTCTAAAGGAGTTTCGATTTCAGCCCTCTGTGCTTTTGAATCTACTACATCATTCGTAGAACTAATCAAAGATGATATGTGGAACACGATGCTAACGCTGAAAAGCGATTTGATTAACTGTCCAACAGACAAAGGTCCAGAAGGACCAAAGGAGGACCCTCTGGCTCGAACAGGCTATCCTTTTGGTGGAATGGTGAAAGACATCAAGCGGCGTTACCGCCACTACCTCAGCGACTACACAGATGCTCTGAACCCTCAGGTCATCTCTGCCATCATCTTCATCTACTTTGCTGCCCTTTCCCCTGCCATCACTTTTGGAGGACTTCTGGGTAAAACAAAAGTCTAAGAGAGAAAGACATCAGTGACATCTGAAGCTCATGATGATTCTCTCTGGTTTGAATCTAGCTGACAAAACAGACAAAATGATGGGCGTATCAGAGCTTATGATCGCCACCTGCGTCCAGGGCATCATCTTCTGCCTTTTAGCTGCCCAGCCTGTCCTTGTCATTGGCTTTTCTGGACCTCTGCTCCTGTTTGAGGAAGCCTTTTTTGCTGTATGTAAAATTTATAAAATGTGAtattgtttgtaaaaaaaaacccTAATGTTTTTAATGAAACCCTTCTTCCCTGTTCTTTCGTTAGTTCTGCAAGGCCCAGGGCATTGAGTACATAGTGGGCCGTATCTGGGTGGGCATATGGCTGGTAGTGATCGTGGTCATTGTCGTGGCAGTGGAAGGAAGCTTCTTGGTCCGATTCATCTCTCGCTTCACCCAAGAAATCTTCTCCATCCTCATCTCACTCATCTTTATCTATGAAACTTTTGCCAAGCTCATAAAGGTCTCCACATGTCATTCTTCCATTATATCCCACCTGGTCCTTTTCTTGCAGCGGACACATTTATTTGGCATTCTTTTTCTTACCGTTCTTCTCATCAGATCTTCAAAACCCATCCTTTGATCCTGAACTACGACCATCTGAATGACACACTGGACAACCCCTTCCACCCTGTCATTAAAGAGCATGTTGAGATACATCCAGATGGAAACGTCACTGTTAAAGAGCTAGAGGTGGAAAGGCCATACCCCAACACTGCCCTGCTGTCTATGTGCCTGATGTTTGGCTGCTTCTTCATCGCATACTTCCTTCGTCAGTTTAAAACTGGTACCTTCTTGCCTGGCCCGGTAAGACCTCATGTTGAATTTACTCTCGAGTTCTAAGTTTAAAATACCCTCTACATCATTTCAGTCATGATGCATCTTTGTTCTTTTAATGGAGATTCGTCGTTTGATTGGAGATTTTGGAGTGCCCATTGCCATCTTCTTCATGATTGCTGTGGACATCAGCATTGAAGATGCTTACACTCAGGTAAGTGTGGTAGAGAGTGTCAAAAATTTCTTACAATTTTTTATTTACTTCATTCATTATTAGTGACGCAAAGCTGGTAGATAATGACCACTTCTTAACCAAAAACTACAtatccttaaaggtgtggaacactgaaaactatttttttttaatcatatttctgattattatcagtcactctgagtttttcatgcagactgaacatgaaaatagtctcctgcatcagcttctgatagaaaatagaaga from Nothobranchius furzeri strain GRZ-AD chromosome 5, NfurGRZ-RIMD1, whole genome shotgun sequence encodes:
- the slc4a1a gene encoding solute carrier family 4 member 1a (Diego blood group) — translated: MENHFSFDEGSDVSCGDNDPAFPSPVRLTLPDQSCIDDPEKTREEKEEEEDYEAPPEAIVIPSDSDAFLNLNTNATTRGDAQAYVELNELQGNVWQETGRWVGYEENLDSATGKWGPSHVSYLTFRSLLQVRRTLSSGAIIFDMNASTLSAVAEKIVDELLSKNEIRPSDRDALLRALLMRRSQTEGPKLTQLGDIQMQTFSVAKKRESSDNVEASIVLTGILDLLQKPVMAFVRLSDSVVMETVLQSSVPVRFVFMLVGPSQSGLDYSQIGRAMSALMADWVFCLEAYLAQTEKDLAIAIADFMDCSIVIPPTEIQDTAMLEPIIAFQSKMLRERLRPSDTRLAFGERAEDKGPEGPKEDPLARTGYPFGGMVKDIKRRYRHYLSDYTDALNPQVISAIIFIYFAALSPAITFGGLLADKTDKMMGVSELMIATCVQGIIFCLLAAQPVLVIGFSGPLLLFEEAFFAFCKAQGIEYIVGRIWVGIWLVVIVVIVVAVEGSFLVRFISRFTQEIFSILISLIFIYETFAKLIKIFKTHPLILNYDHLNDTLDNPFHPVIKEHVEIHPDGNVTVKELEVERPYPNTALLSMCLMFGCFFIAYFLRQFKTGTFLPGPIRRLIGDFGVPIAIFFMIAVDISIEDAYTQKLVVPKGVEVTNPRERGWIINPMGEKKPFPIWMMGGCCIPALLVFILIFMESQITTLIVSKPERKMVKGSGFHFDLLLLVTMGGISSIFGVPWLSAATVRSVTHANALTVMSKGPKPEIEKVVEQRISGMFVALMVGVSIFMEPILKMIPMTALFGIFLYMGITSLSGVQMWDRMLLLFTPKKYHPSDAYATRVRTLRMHLFTLVQVLCLAVLWAVKQSPFSLALPFFLILTIPLRMLMTGRVFTAMEMKCLDADDAKVKFDDETTDDLLA